From the Helicobacter mustelae genome, the window AGACTCTGACAAACCCCCCATCGCAAGGCTTGCGACCAAAAACTTTCTTGCAGAACTTGAAAAAGGAAATCCAGAATTTTTCAAATCCCTAAATAATGCTTTCTCCAATCTCCATGCCAACACTTTTAGCGATCCCAATTTTTTGGATCGCTAAATTTTTAGATGACCAAATCCTTGCAAGGGGGCTTGCTTTTGCGAAGTTTTGTACAGAGACTTTTGGCAAGGATGCAAAGACTCTCGTGCAACATAAAGAGGTGTGAGATTTTTAAAAAGCACAAAAATCAAAGCATAAAGATTTTTACATAGAGACGCGAGGGAATTTGGCAGGGGCACACCCACAAAAAATCCCACAAAATCTCGCAAAAAAGAAGTTCCAAAGATCAATCAAAGGGATTTCAACAACAAGAACACCAAAAATCAAGCGAGAAAGTTTTAAAATCAAGTGAGAGAAATTTCTAACAAACTAGATTAATCCAATGAGTTCTTTGGCTTTTTTATACGTCACAGATGCGATTTGGCGGGCGCGATCCCTACCTTCACTCAAGATTTTTTCGACATAGCCCATGTCATTTGCCAATTCCTTATATCGCTGCTTTATGGGCGTGAGCGCAGAGATTACTAGCTCTGCAACTTCTTTTTTCAAATCCCCATACCCCTTGCCATCAAAATGCCTCTCAATAGCATCACGAGAAAGTCCACTAAAAGTCTCATACATGCACAAAAGATTATAAACTCCTGGGCGATTTTCATCAAAAGCGATGATTCCCTCAGAATCCGTGGTGGCCTTTTTGAATTTCTTGAGAATTTCCTCTGGCGTATCCATCAAAAAAATCGCATGATTAGCCCCGGTGTGAGATTTACTCATCTTCACGCTAGGATCATCTAACCCCATCACCCTAGCTCCGATTTTGGGGATCATGGGCTCTGGGATCTTAAAGCATTCTCCAAAATCGCGATTGAATTTTTGGGCAACATTACGCGTGAGCTCTAGATGCTGTTTTTGATCCTCGCCAACTGGTACAAGATCTGCCTGGTAGAGCAAGATATCTGCTGCCATCAATGCGGGATAGTTAAACAGTCCCACATTGATATTTTTGGGATTTTTTTGGGATTTGTCCTTGTATTGAGTCATGCGACTCATTTCTCCCATTGCGATATTGCAATCCAAAATCCAAGCAAGCGCTGGGTGTTCCTCCACTTCACTCTGAATAAAAATATGGGATTTTTTTGGATGAATCCCGCAGGCCAAAAGCATATTGGCAAGCTCATAGGTCTTTCCTCTAAGCTCTTTGGGATCTTGGGTGGTGGTGATGGCATGAGAATTTACAATGCAAAAAATATTTTCAAATTGCTCCTCTAAATCCACCCAATTTCTCACTGCGCCTAGGTAATTGCCTAGATGGATTTTCCCTGTAGGCTGGATCCCTGAAAAAACACGTTGCATCTGCATCACTCCTTGGAATTTTCTAAAACCTAGATTATATCCATTTTCCCACATTTTCTTTATGAGCCTTTCTTTATTCCTCAAGTTTTTTTGGCTAAAATACGCAAACTTAATTCCAAATAAATGGGAGTTTTTCATGATTAGCACTCTTTTTATTTTACAAATCATTTTGACAATCCTCATTGTCATCATTGTATTAATGCAAAAAAGTTCTAGCATCGGGCTAGGCGTTTATAGCGGTAGCAATGAGTCGCTTTTTGGCGCGAAGGGCCCAGCGGGATTTCTAGCAAAGCTCACCTTTTTTCTAGGCATCCTCTTTCTAATCAATACTGTCTCTCTAGGCTATCTCTACAACAAAGATTATGGGAGAAGCATCACAGATAATGTGGAGAAAAAAAGCCTCATTCCACAAAATCCATTCGAAAATAAATTACAACTTCCCGCCACGCCAAGTGCGCCATTACTTCAAAAAAAGGAACAAAAATGACACAGGAAATTTTCCAACACACCAAAACCCACATGGACAAGAGCATTGATGCGCTCAAGCGGGATTTTCTCACATTGCGCAGCGGCAAGGTTTCTGTAAACATTTTAGACAATGTCAAGGTGGATTATTATGGCACGCCCACTCCCCTCAATCAAGTGGGATCTGTGATTGCACAAGATGCCACCACCATTCTTATCACCCCCTGGGAAAAAAATCTCCTCAAAGACATCGAGCGAGCCATCCAAGAGGCCAACATCGGAGTAAATCCCAATAATGATGGAGAGACCATCA encodes:
- the secG gene encoding preprotein translocase subunit SecG yields the protein MISTLFILQIILTILIVIIVLMQKSSSIGLGVYSGSNESLFGAKGPAGFLAKLTFFLGILFLINTVSLGYLYNKDYGRSITDNVEKKSLIPQNPFENKLQLPATPSAPLLQKKEQK
- the trpS gene encoding tryptophan--tRNA ligase → MQMQRVFSGIQPTGKIHLGNYLGAVRNWVDLEEQFENIFCIVNSHAITTTQDPKELRGKTYELANMLLACGIHPKKSHIFIQSEVEEHPALAWILDCNIAMGEMSRMTQYKDKSQKNPKNINVGLFNYPALMAADILLYQADLVPVGEDQKQHLELTRNVAQKFNRDFGECFKIPEPMIPKIGARVMGLDDPSVKMSKSHTGANHAIFLMDTPEEILKKFKKATTDSEGIIAFDENRPGVYNLLCMYETFSGLSRDAIERHFDGKGYGDLKKEVAELVISALTPIKQRYKELANDMGYVEKILSEGRDRARQIASVTYKKAKELIGLI
- the frr gene encoding ribosome recycling factor, encoding MTQEIFQHTKTHMDKSIDALKRDFLTLRSGKVSVNILDNVKVDYYGTPTPLNQVGSVIAQDATTILITPWEKNLLKDIERAIQEANIGVNPNNDGETIKLFFPPMTQEQRKEIAKDTKAMGEKAKIAIRNIRQDSNNQIKKLEKDKSITEDESKKAHDTIQKYTDEYAKKIDEMVKHKEDEVMKV